A region of the Corynebacterium endometrii genome:
CACATCGGTGATATCCTCGGCGCCGCCCAGGCACTCCGTGACGTCCTCACCGGTAAATTCCAGGTGGATGCCGCCCGGGTGGGTACCCAACTCGCGGTGCACCTCGAAGAAGCCCTGAACCTCATCCAGAATCTTGTCAAAGTGGCGGGTCTTGTAGCCATTGGACGCGGTTTCAGTGTTGCCATGCATAGGATCGCACTGCCACACCACCTTGTGGCCGGACTCCTCCACCGCGCGGACCACTGGGGGCAAAACCGTGCGGACCTTGTCATTGCCCATGCGGGAAATGATGGTCAGGCGGCCGGGCTCACGATCAGGATCGAGGCGCTCAACGTACTCAACGGCCTGTTCCGGGGTGATGCCCGGGCCGATCTTGATGCCCACCGGGTTCGCAATCAGAGCGCAGAAGTTGACGTGGAAGTCCTCAAGGCCGCGGGTGCGCTCACCGATCCACACCTGGTGCGCGGAAAGATCATAGAGCTTGGTGTTTCCATTAGCATCCGTGCCCAGGCGGAGCATGGCGCGCTCATAGTCCTTCAACAGCGCCTCATGGGAGCAGTAAATCTCTGATGTCCGCAGGGAGACATCATTGACGCCGCAGGCGTTCATGAACTGCAGGCCGTTGGTGATCTCCTTCGCCAGCGCCTCGTAGCGGGTGCCGGCCGGGGACTTGGACACGAACTCGCGGTTCCACTCATGCAGGGAGTACAGATCAGCGGTCCCGGAAGAGGTCAAAGAACGCACCAGGTTCATGGCCGCGGAAGAATTGGCATACGCCCGGATCATGCGGGCGGGATCATGGGCGCGGGACTCCTCAGTGGGTTCCACACCGTTGACAATGTCACCGCGGTAGTTCAGCAGGCCATTCGAATCAAAATCCGCGGAGCGTGGCTTTGCGTACTGGCCGGCGATGCGGCCTAGCTTTACCACCGGCACGGACGCGCCGTAGGTGAGCACCACCGCCATCTGCAGCAGCGTCTTGACGTTGCCACGGATGTGCGGCTCGGTGTTCGACTCGAAGGTCTCGGCGCAATCGCCGCCCTGGAGCAGAAATGCCTTTCCGAGGGCTACATCGGCGAGCTTCTTCTTGAGCGCCTCAACCTCCGGGGCCACCACGATGGGCGGGACGGACTCAAGGATCTTGCGAACGGTATCCGCCTTGTCCTGGGACCAGCTTGGCTGCTGTTTCGCGTCACGGGAAATAACGTCCTGGAACTTCTCCTCAATGCCCTCTGGCAACGGGGGAAGATCCGGGAGTGCTTCTTTAGAAATATCTACTGTCCAACTCACAAGAGCTATTTAAGCATGTGGTTGTGTATTTCTCTAACGTGTTGCAATCTTCCCACTGGATGAGATAGGAAGCGCCGCCGCGCAGGCCTTGAATTTGGCCAAATTATGGCGCGCGTCCACTAGGGCGTCATGGTTTCCCTGCGGCACGGAGGGCAGTTTTGGCCGGCCGGCCATCTCCCAGTACTGCTTCAGCTCGCGCGTGTAGCGCGGCAGCTTCTTGGGGAGCCCGGCCATGTCCCCCCACAGTTGCGCCAGCACCACGTGGTCATACGCCCCCACCCAGGCCCACAGCTCCGCCTGGTTTCCGTGGCGCAGCCCCTTGGTCAGGAACGCATAGACCTCTTCGCGGATGCGCTCACGCGGTTTCCACACCGGGTCGCGCGGGCTGGGCAGTTTATCGAGAACATTGTCACGCACCCACTGGTTGGCCTTCGATGAATCAAAATCGGTGGACACCGCGTAATACTCACTACCGTCTTCTGCGACAATCCCAATAGAGACCAGCTCTATGGTCTGGCCGTCCTCAATAAACTCAGTGTCGTAGAAATAGCGCACGACTATAAGCGTAGCGCCTCAAGCTGACCGGCCGTGCAGCGGGGTCCGCTATCCCGGGGCCGAACCAGCCCTAGCGGGCACCCTCTTGCGAGGCGGCGTCCGTAGCGTTGACCATTGGCTCCCGGTTCTTACGTCCCACGTTGGTAATGGCCGGTGGGGTCATGGTCCACTTGAGCACAGGGGTGCGCGATATTGCCCACAGCGTCAGGCTGCCCACGGCGCAACTGACCAGGCAAGCCAGGATCCAGAACCACGTGTTTTCTACCGGCCACGCACCGTCAACCGTGATGGTGAGATCCCGGCCAGACACAACAAAGCCGTAGCCCAGGGTCAGCGCAATGGGATGGCCCAGATAGATGGGCAGCGTGTGGCGGCCAACGAACTGGAAGGCGTGGGATACCACCGGAACGCGGGATATCAGCACCGCGCCTAGAATCGCGGCGGGCAGCATGGTTGATTGCTCAATCAGGCGCACGAATAACAGGATTTCCGGGCGCTCCAGCAGGCCATCACCGAAAAACGGCCACGCGTACACCGGGTTGCCCTCAAACTCGTCCCACGAACGGCGCACCCAGTACCCAAACAGGTAGGAGGCGGAGGCTGCGGCCACGGCCACGCATACCGCCGGGGTGACGCGGCGCCGCGCCAGTGCCTGATCGAATTGATCCGCAAAGGACTTGATAAACCCGCGCAGGTAGACACCTGCCATGAATACGGGCAGGTACATCATCGCCTTGCCGACGAAATAGACCACGTCATGGAAGGCCAGGAACAATACGGGGCTTAGCGAAACCAGCATGGAAAGCCATGGCGGGAGTTTGCGGCAAGACCACAAGATGAGGTTGAAGATCACCAGCGCGTGCAGGAACCACCCCATGTTATGGCCCAGGAGCAGGTTGCCAGCAACTTCCCCGACGCCCAGGCGTTCCTGCCCCCAGGACTGGTGGGCCAGTTCACGCGCGGTAGTTAGTTCCACGCATACCCAGATAATGTACGGAACAATAAAGAACCACAGCCGGCGGCTGAAGAGCTCCCACAGGGAGAAGTTGAGTACCTTGCTTGAGAAGAACCCGCTGACTAGGAAAAACAGCGGCATCCGCAGCGGATCTATCCAGCTGTTAAGGGAGACGAGCCACGTTTTATCAGAATCGGGGACCTGCAGTGAAACGTGCAAGAGCACAACGCCGACTATGGAAATGCCCTTCGCCACGTCCGGCCACGCCAGACGCTTGACACCCGCAGGGGCGGCGGCGCGTGCGGGTAGAGCTGAGGGCAAGGTTTTACCTACTGTCATGGCGAGTTATCGAATCGGTACTATACCCCGTTTCGGCGCCGGAGTACCATAACTAGGCCGTGTGGGGATCGGCGCCTTCCGGATAACCGTGGCCGGCGGCCAGGGACTTCTTCACATCACTGGCGTAAACATCCACATACGGCTGGCCCGTCATCTCAGCCAGTTGCGCCATGATGAAATCTGTAAACTCGCGCACCGTGGCGTGATCCTTGGGATCCAGACCGCGCTTATAGGCCCACTCGTGCGGGTTGACCGGCTTGCCGACCTTCACGCCCACCCTGCACGGGCGGGGGAAGATGGTGCCGATGGGGTTGGCCTTGCGGGAATCAATCATGCCCACCGGAATCACATCCGCGCCGGTCTCCATGGCAACGCGCGCCATGCCGGTACGCCCGCGGTAGATGCGACCGTCCGGGGAACGGGTCCCCTCCGGGTAGATGCCAAAGAGGTCACCGGCCTCAAGGATGCGGCGGGCCACAACCATCATGCCATCGGCCGCGGAATCAGTCCCCCGCTCAATGGGAACCTGGCCTACCGAGCTAAAGAACCACTTCTTAAAGCGGCCCGCCAGCCCCGGGGTGGTGAAGTATTCGGCCTTGGCGATAAAGGTGAGCTGGCGCGGGCACATGAGCGGGAAATAGAAGGAATCCATCACGGACTGGTGATTGGAAGCCACGATTGCGGCGCCCTCAGCGGGGATGTTATCCATCCCCTCGGACCAAGGGCGGTTATAGAGGCGGAGAAATGGCCCGATGAGCACATGCTTGTATACCCAGTACCACTTGTTCTTCATTGCAGATGTGCTCCCACTAGCCTTGAGGTAAGTAATTGCCTAATTCTTGGATGCTGCGGCTTCTACGGCCATATCCCGGGCCAAATCGGCCACACCAATCATACCCGCCCGAGAGCCAAGTTCCGCACTGACAACCCGCGGGGTTGGGCGGTGGCCAGCCCCCACCATGGAGGCCTCCATGTGGCGCACGGACGGCTCCATGTACAGGCTCGATTCCTTGGCCAGCCCGCCGCCAATCACGATGAGTTCTGGGTCGATGATGTCCGCCACCAAGGACAGGCCGTGACCCAACCAGCGGGAGAATTCCTCCATCACCGCAAGAGCCAGCGGATCCCCCTCCCGTGCGGCCGCAGTGATGGCCTCCCCCGCAGCGTCCTCCGGCAGCGAGGTGGAGTAATCCGCGCGCAGTTCGGCCGCCGTGGCGGACAGCGCCGTGCCGGAGACGTAGCGTTCCAGGCATCCACGCTTGCCGCACGGGCATGCGCGTCCGCCGGGGACCGCCACGATGTGCCCGAATTCCGGCGCGGTGCCGTGCGCACCGCGGTAGATTCCGTCAGGAGTCATGATTGTGGCCCCGATGCCCGTGCCCAAGGCGTAAAACACCCAGTGCTGAGCGCCCCTGCCCGCGCCGAAGCGGTATTCGCCCCAGGCCGCGGAGTTCGCGTCATGCTCCAGGCGTACCGGGAGCCCCAGTTTTTCCTCCAGGATGTGTTTTACCGGCGCGTCCCGCCACGGCAGGTGCGGGGCGAAGCGCACCGTGGTGCACGTGGGGTCCACGAACCCGGCCACGGCCAGGCCCACGGCCGCGATGTCATGGTCCGCGCGAAGCTCATCAGTAAGCCGGGCGATTGCCGCCTCGAGGGCCTGGGCGTCGCGGAGCGTGTCCGCGCTGCGCTGATCGATAATCTCGCCCTCCGCGCTGACCACTCCCGCCCGGACATGGGTGCCTCCAATATCAAATCCCACCGTCAGTGGCTGCTGGCCGTGGCGGGATGGAGTCTGAATTGGCTGAGGCATGTGAAAAGAATATACCTCTGCCCGCACCCCGGTCACATCCGGACCGTGGTGATCTCCCGTAGCGTATCCCCCATGCGCTTCCAGTTCCATTCTTCCTCCACGTAGGCGCGCCCGGCCGAACCCATGTGCTCGCGCGCCAGGGGGTCCCCGAGCAGGCCGCATAACGCCTCTTCCAGCGCGCGCAGATCCCCGCCCGGCACCACCACCCCGGTCTCCGGCGTCACGGTCTCGGGGGCGCCGCCTGAATCCCCGGCGATGACGGGCAGGCCCGCGGCCTGGGCCTCGAGGTAGACGATTCCCAGCCCCTCCACGTCCAGGCCGCCGCCGCGGGTGCGCGCCGGCATGGCGAATATGTCAGCGGCGTTAAGCACCCGTTTCAAGCCGTCCTCCCCCTTGGCCTCAACAAAGCGCGTGTCAGGATGGTAGATGTCCGCTAGCGCCTCCAGGGTTGCCTTGTAACGCCCCCGTCCCACGATGAGCAACTCCGCTTCCGGGAAGCGCTCCCGCACCGCGGGCATTGCCCTGATGAGTTGGTCCTGGCCCTTGCGCGGGACCAGGCGGGAGACGCAAACTATCACCAAGCTTCCCTGCGCGAGCCCCAGGCCCGCGCGCGCGGCCCGCTTAGCCTGCGGCGTAGCAGGTGTAAAGGCCCCGGCGTCCACTGCCGACGGCATCTTAACCCACCGCGCCCCCGGCCCAAAGGCCTTCTCCAGCCGGGACTTGGTGTAGGAGGAGATATACGTGATGATGTCTGCGCTGGCGCCGATCCTGCGCAACGCTGCGCGCGCGCCCGGGAGCATGGACCAGCCCACCTCATGGCCATGCGTGGTGGCTATCACGCGGCGGGCGCCGGCGCGCTTGGCGGCCTTGCCCATCAGGGCCAGCGGCGCCGCCGCGCCAAACCAGACCACCTCGATGCCCCGCTCCTGGATAATCCGGCGCATCTCCCGCTCCACGGCGGGGGTGGGCAACATGACTGAGCCCGGCCACCGCACCACCTCATAGGGCAGCGCCGCATCGAAGGCCGCTGCCGCCTCGGCATCCTGGGTGGAGGCGAAGACAATTACGTCCTCCGGATTGAGCGTGGCGACAAAGTCCCGCAGGTAGGACTGTATGCCGCCGATAGTGGGCGGAAAATCGTTGGTAACAAGCAGAATCCGGGCCATGACGCTTAACTGTACGTCATGGCCCGGACTTTAAAAGGATTTGGTGCTTGCCCTAGTAGCGGACCGCGCCTACCACCTGCATGGAGTGCAAAGGCACCACCTGGACCGGGACGCCGTAGGTCGAGGCGTGCACCACTTGGCCATCGCCGATGTACATGCCCACGTGCGTCACGCCCGGGAAATAACCCACGATATCGCCCGGTTGGAGCTGATCCAGCGGGACCGGGGTGCCGCCGGCGAGCTGCGCCTGGGAGGTACGCGGAATTGTCTTGCCCTGCTGCGCATAGGACCAGACCATCAATCCGGAACAGTCAAACTGGTTTGGGCCGGTAGCGCCCCATCCGTACGGGGAGCCAATGCGGCTCATAGCCGCGGCCACCGCGCCGCCGCCCAGTCCGGACAGCTCTGCTAGCTTGGCCGGGTCGAAGCGGGCGGATGAGGCATTGAACTGGTCCTCCCACGCCGCCCGCTGCTCAGGGCTAAGCCCATCCACCTGGGCCTCGATGTCAGCCTGCTGGGCCTCAAGCGCCTGCCTATCCAGCACCAACTGCTCGCGCCTTGCCTCAAGCTCCGCCGCCTTGTCCGCGGCCAGCTTGACCGCCCTATCGGCCGTGTCCCGCATTGCTTCCGCCTCCGCCGAACGCGCGGACATGGTCTCCAACGTGCGCTGCGCGTCACGGGAGATTGCCCCTAGGTACCCCAGGCGGTCCACGGCGGACTGCGGGTCACCGGAGGCCAGGGTGGTGGTCAGCGGGTCGAAGTTAAAGCCGCGGTAACGGGATTGCGCAATCCCGTTGACGCTGCGCTGCTGCTCGTCCAGGGCGGACGTCGCCGCCTCTAGGTCACGCCGCGCCTGCTCCGCCTTTGAGCGCAGACCTTCGAGTTCGGCCTCCGCGCGGGCGAGTTCATCCTCGGCGGCCTTGAGTTCTTCATTCTTCGCGGCCACCTGCTGGCCCAATTCGCCCATGCGCTCTATGAGTCCGTAAACATCCGCGGGGCCGCCGGCGGCGTGACCGGGGGCTGGGGCCTCGCCGACTTCCTGGGCCACCGCCCCACCGACGAGGGAGAAGGTCATAGCGGCCGCCGTTACTGCGGCGAGGGAGACGCGAGCGCCACGGCGGCGCTGGGAGTGATCGCGGTGCACAGTGTGACTTTCTGAGAGTGATCCAAGTTGAAACTTGGGCCAACTATAGACAATCGCGGTACTTTTCGCGAAATGTCCGCAGCCTTTGGTTTCAAGCTTTCCAGTGAAGTGATTGGGGCCTTAGGGCCACCCCCGGCAGGCGCCTCTAAAATTAGCGCGCAAGCAGAAATGGAAAAAGCCCTGGCGGCTCACGGGGAACCTCCAGGGCCATTGTTCAACCTACCGGTAGACGCGTTTAGAAGCGGACTACGGAATGGATTGGCATGTAGTGCAGCGGGCGCTCAGCGACCGGAGTACCGGAGTTAAGCGCGTCGATCATCATGCCATTGCCAACGTAGATGGCAACGTGGGATGCGCCACCGTAGTAGGCAACGATGTCACCGGGCTGAATCTCGGACAGCGGCACCTGCTGGCCGGCGGATGCCTGGGCCTGGGAGGTGC
Encoded here:
- a CDS encoding class II 3-deoxy-7-phosphoheptulonate synthase, with translation MSWTVDISKEALPDLPPLPEGIEEKFQDVISRDAKQQPSWSQDKADTVRKILESVPPIVVAPEVEALKKKLADVALGKAFLLQGGDCAETFESNTEPHIRGNVKTLLQMAVVLTYGASVPVVKLGRIAGQYAKPRSADFDSNGLLNYRGDIVNGVEPTEESRAHDPARMIRAYANSSAAMNLVRSLTSSGTADLYSLHEWNREFVSKSPAGTRYEALAKEITNGLQFMNACGVNDVSLRTSEIYCSHEALLKDYERAMLRLGTDANGNTKLYDLSAHQVWIGERTRGLEDFHVNFCALIANPVGIKIGPGITPEQAVEYVERLDPDREPGRLTIISRMGNDKVRTVLPPVVRAVEESGHKVVWQCDPMHGNTETASNGYKTRHFDKILDEVQGFFEVHRELGTHPGGIHLEFTGEDVTECLGGAEDITDVDLPGRYESAVDPRLNTQQSLELAFLVAEMLRY
- a CDS encoding polyadenylate-specific 3'-exoribonuclease AS, which translates into the protein MRYFYDTEFIEDGQTIELVSIGIVAEDGSEYYAVSTDFDSSKANQWVRDNVLDKLPSPRDPVWKPRERIREEVYAFLTKGLRHGNQAELWAWVGAYDHVVLAQLWGDMAGLPKKLPRYTRELKQYWEMAGRPKLPSVPQGNHDALVDARHNLAKFKACAAALPISSSGKIATR
- a CDS encoding acyltransferase family protein — its product is MTVGKTLPSALPARAAAPAGVKRLAWPDVAKGISIVGVVLLHVSLQVPDSDKTWLVSLNSWIDPLRMPLFFLVSGFFSSKVLNFSLWELFSRRLWFFIVPYIIWVCVELTTARELAHQSWGQERLGVGEVAGNLLLGHNMGWFLHALVIFNLILWSCRKLPPWLSMLVSLSPVLFLAFHDVVYFVGKAMMYLPVFMAGVYLRGFIKSFADQFDQALARRRVTPAVCVAVAAASASYLFGYWVRRSWDEFEGNPVYAWPFFGDGLLERPEILLFVRLIEQSTMLPAAILGAVLISRVPVVSHAFQFVGRHTLPIYLGHPIALTLGYGFVVSGRDLTITVDGAWPVENTWFWILACLVSCAVGSLTLWAISRTPVLKWTMTPPAITNVGRKNREPMVNATDAASQEGAR
- a CDS encoding lysophospholipid acyltransferase family protein encodes the protein MKNKWYWVYKHVLIGPFLRLYNRPWSEGMDNIPAEGAAIVASNHQSVMDSFYFPLMCPRQLTFIAKAEYFTTPGLAGRFKKWFFSSVGQVPIERGTDSAADGMMVVARRILEAGDLFGIYPEGTRSPDGRIYRGRTGMARVAMETGADVIPVGMIDSRKANPIGTIFPRPCRVGVKVGKPVNPHEWAYKRGLDPKDHATVREFTDFIMAQLAEMTGQPYVDVYASDVKKSLAAGHGYPEGADPHTA
- a CDS encoding ROK family protein, with translation MPQPIQTPSRHGQQPLTVGFDIGGTHVRAGVVSAEGEIIDQRSADTLRDAQALEAAIARLTDELRADHDIAAVGLAVAGFVDPTCTTVRFAPHLPWRDAPVKHILEEKLGLPVRLEHDANSAAWGEYRFGAGRGAQHWVFYALGTGIGATIMTPDGIYRGAHGTAPEFGHIVAVPGGRACPCGKRGCLERYVSGTALSATAAELRADYSTSLPEDAAGEAITAAAREGDPLALAVMEEFSRWLGHGLSLVADIIDPELIVIGGGLAKESSLYMEPSVRHMEASMVGAGHRPTPRVVSAELGSRAGMIGVADLARDMAVEAAASKN
- a CDS encoding glycosyltransferase family 4 protein, whose translation is MARILLVTNDFPPTIGGIQSYLRDFVATLNPEDVIVFASTQDAEAAAAFDAALPYEVVRWPGSVMLPTPAVEREMRRIIQERGIEVVWFGAAAPLALMGKAAKRAGARRVIATTHGHEVGWSMLPGARAALRRIGASADIITYISSYTKSRLEKAFGPGARWVKMPSAVDAGAFTPATPQAKRAARAGLGLAQGSLVIVCVSRLVPRKGQDQLIRAMPAVRERFPEAELLIVGRGRYKATLEALADIYHPDTRFVEAKGEDGLKRVLNAADIFAMPARTRGGGLDVEGLGIVYLEAQAAGLPVIAGDSGGAPETVTPETGVVVPGGDLRALEEALCGLLGDPLAREHMGSAGRAYVEEEWNWKRMGDTLREITTVRM
- a CDS encoding C40 family peptidase, yielding MHRDHSQRRRGARVSLAAVTAAAMTFSLVGGAVAQEVGEAPAPGHAAGGPADVYGLIERMGELGQQVAAKNEELKAAEDELARAEAELEGLRSKAEQARRDLEAATSALDEQQRSVNGIAQSRYRGFNFDPLTTTLASGDPQSAVDRLGYLGAISRDAQRTLETMSARSAEAEAMRDTADRAVKLAADKAAELEARREQLVLDRQALEAQQADIEAQVDGLSPEQRAAWEDQFNASSARFDPAKLAELSGLGGGAVAAAMSRIGSPYGWGATGPNQFDCSGLMVWSYAQQGKTIPRTSQAQLAGGTPVPLDQLQPGDIVGYFPGVTHVGMYIGDGQVVHASTYGVPVQVVPLHSMQVVGAVRY